One genomic region from Spirulina subsalsa PCC 9445 encodes:
- a CDS encoding MotA/TolQ/ExbB proton channel family protein, protein MVMLSVIPVVAGGWVTVPLLGCSLLAMVLIGERVFFWLRVQRRQRGVIEAVLRLYPRECDRAYQLLQANLTLPLPRIFWVALSLDHPTPEEFRLALESATQAELPILKRFNTVFETIITVAPLLGLLGTILGLMQAFSGLQIGDLSGSTPQAVTGGISEALVSTGMGLVVAIITLLFANSFRGLYLRQLALIQELGGQLELLYRHYYSRNYHP, encoded by the coding sequence ATGGTGATGTTGAGTGTTATTCCGGTTGTAGCTGGTGGCTGGGTGACGGTGCCGCTTTTGGGGTGTTCTCTGTTGGCTATGGTGTTAATTGGGGAACGGGTGTTCTTTTGGTTACGGGTGCAGCGTCGTCAACGGGGGGTGATTGAGGCGGTTTTGCGGTTGTATCCTCGGGAGTGCGATCGCGCTTATCAACTCCTCCAAGCTAATCTTACCCTACCCCTACCCCGGATTTTTTGGGTTGCCCTCTCTCTCGATCACCCCACCCCCGAAGAGTTTCGCCTCGCCCTCGAAAGTGCCACTCAAGCGGAATTACCCATCCTGAAACGCTTTAACACGGTGTTTGAAACCATTATCACCGTTGCCCCCCTTTTAGGGCTATTGGGGACGATTTTAGGCCTCATGCAGGCCTTTTCCGGGTTACAAATCGGCGATTTAAGCGGCAGCACTCCCCAAGCCGTGACGGGAGGAATTAGTGAGGCATTAGTTTCCACCGGAATGGGGTTAGTTGTGGCCATTATTACTCTCCTCTTTGCCAATAGTTTTCGCGGGTTATATTTACGGCAATTGGCTTTAATTCAGGAGTTAGGAGGACAGTTAGAATTATTATATCGTCATTATTACTCCCGTAACTATCACCCCTGA
- the ggpS gene encoding glucosylglycerol-phosphate synthase, whose product MQKSDLVILYHREPYDEVIENGVIHYRQKKSPNGILPTLKSFFASVSRGTWIAWKQVTAKQKTNFETKVNIEGEGNYSVYRIPLSAEQVKHFYHITSKEAFWPILHSFPYHFTYESSDWANFQEINQMFAEAACEEAAEDALIWIHDYNLWLAPYYIRQKKPNARIAFFHHTPFPSVDIFNILPWREAIVDSLLCCDIVGFHIPRYSENFVNVARSLRKIEIVQQEPVPEHLTPVGTALAEPEVITKIRHKNQLVNIDAFPVGTNPQHILNTLQKEETKAHVAKIKEELQGRKLILATGRVDYVKGNQEMLETYERLLERRPELHGKVNFVVSCVTPAAGMRVYKTAQSQIEQLVGKINGKYAKLGWSPILLFTQPLPFHELIALYKAADICWTTPLRDGLNLVAKEYIVAHEGKDGVLILSEFVGAAVELPEAILTNPYSIDRMNDAIDRALAMSPEEQEKVMTKMYKTVTTYDVKYWADRLLEQFKNTKHQEVEDKELVTT is encoded by the coding sequence ATGCAAAAATCTGATCTTGTGATCTTGTACCACCGCGAACCCTATGATGAAGTCATAGAAAACGGTGTCATTCACTACCGCCAAAAGAAAAGCCCCAACGGAATTCTACCCACCCTAAAAAGCTTCTTTGCTAGCGTCAGTCGCGGCACTTGGATTGCTTGGAAACAAGTCACAGCCAAACAAAAAACCAACTTTGAAACCAAAGTCAACATCGAAGGAGAAGGCAATTACAGCGTTTATCGTATACCCCTCAGCGCCGAACAAGTCAAACACTTCTACCACATCACCTCAAAAGAAGCCTTTTGGCCTATTTTGCACTCCTTCCCCTATCACTTCACCTACGAAAGTTCCGACTGGGCGAACTTCCAAGAAATCAACCAAATGTTCGCAGAGGCGGCCTGTGAAGAAGCCGCCGAAGATGCCCTAATCTGGATTCACGATTACAATCTCTGGTTAGCGCCTTACTACATCCGCCAGAAAAAACCCAACGCTCGGATTGCCTTCTTCCACCATACCCCCTTCCCCAGCGTAGATATTTTTAATATCTTGCCTTGGCGAGAAGCCATTGTAGACAGCTTACTCTGTTGTGATATTGTGGGCTTCCACATTCCCCGTTACTCAGAAAACTTCGTCAACGTGGCTCGTAGTTTACGGAAAATTGAAATTGTCCAACAAGAACCCGTCCCGGAACATCTAACCCCTGTTGGGACAGCCTTAGCGGAACCGGAAGTCATCACTAAAATCCGCCATAAAAATCAATTAGTCAATATTGATGCCTTCCCCGTTGGAACTAATCCTCAACATATCCTAAATACCCTGCAAAAAGAAGAAACCAAGGCTCACGTTGCCAAAATCAAAGAAGAATTACAAGGTCGCAAACTGATCCTCGCCACTGGACGGGTAGACTATGTAAAAGGCAATCAGGAAATGTTGGAAACTTACGAGCGTTTATTAGAACGCCGTCCTGAGTTGCATGGCAAGGTGAACTTTGTGGTGAGTTGTGTCACCCCAGCCGCCGGGATGCGGGTCTATAAAACCGCCCAGAGTCAGATTGAACAGTTGGTGGGGAAAATTAACGGGAAATATGCAAAATTGGGCTGGTCGCCAATTTTATTATTTACCCAACCCTTGCCCTTTCATGAACTGATTGCCCTTTATAAAGCGGCGGATATTTGTTGGACAACCCCCCTAAGAGATGGTTTAAATCTTGTGGCTAAAGAATACATTGTGGCTCATGAGGGGAAAGATGGGGTCTTGATTTTATCCGAGTTTGTGGGGGCGGCCGTGGAGTTACCCGAAGCCATTTTGACTAATCCCTATTCCATTGACCGCATGAATGATGCGATTGACCGGGCTTTAGCTATGTCTCCTGAAGAACAAGAAAAGGTCATGACCAAGATGTATAAAACCGTGACGACTTATGATGTCAAATACTGGGCGGATCGGTTACTGGAGCAGTTTAAAAATACTAAACATCAAGAGGTGGAAGACAAAGAGTTAGTAACAACTTAA
- a CDS encoding transglutaminase-like domain-containing protein, with the protein MKFNLGCQLNYNIASDSTLIFNVAVCNNRFQNILHEDLQITSQVKVDKYTSSELENRYIRVNSSPGKLQLSYQATVELKHFEESPHNIPEVPPAQLPLNVLPYLYPSRYCESDRLIRFAQTEFGHLVPDYSRVTAMCNWIYENVAYLSGSTNAHTSAFNTVTERAGVCRDFAHLGIALCRALNIPARFVTGYAYNLKPPDFHAYFEAYLGCRWYLFDATRLVPRTGLIRIGTGRDAADVAFATIFGSVVMEQMDLFVDCISVGESPLYTDQAIAFLE; encoded by the coding sequence ATGAAATTCAACCTAGGATGTCAATTAAACTACAACATTGCCAGCGATAGTACCTTAATTTTTAACGTCGCAGTTTGCAATAATCGCTTTCAAAATATCCTGCACGAAGACCTACAGATTACCTCCCAAGTTAAAGTCGATAAATATACCTCTTCCGAACTGGAAAATCGCTATATTCGGGTTAACTCATCCCCCGGAAAATTACAGCTATCCTACCAAGCCACCGTAGAATTGAAACATTTTGAAGAATCCCCCCATAATATCCCCGAAGTCCCCCCCGCCCAACTGCCCTTAAACGTCCTGCCCTATTTATACCCGAGTCGTTACTGTGAGTCAGATCGCCTCATCCGATTTGCTCAAACCGAATTCGGGCATTTAGTGCCAGATTATTCTAGGGTAACGGCAATGTGTAACTGGATCTATGAAAATGTCGCCTATTTGTCAGGGAGTACCAATGCTCATACTTCAGCCTTTAACACGGTGACAGAACGGGCTGGAGTCTGTCGAGATTTCGCCCATTTAGGCATTGCTTTATGTCGGGCTTTAAACATCCCCGCCCGCTTTGTAACGGGATATGCCTATAATTTAAAGCCTCCAGATTTTCATGCTTATTTTGAGGCCTATTTAGGCTGTCGTTGGTATTTATTTGATGCCACTCGTTTAGTTCCCCGCACGGGACTAATTCGCATCGGTACGGGAAGAGATGCGGCAGATGTTGCCTTTGCCACGATTTTCGGTTCCGTTGTAATGGAACAAATGGACTTGTTTGTAGACTGTATCAGTGTTGGTGAGTCTCCCCTCTATACTGATCAGGCGATCGCTTTTTTAGAGTAG
- a CDS encoding ATP-binding protein produces the protein MTDYRLPISNSFMSSFLFKSSPIPYHTLLGVMILCLIPFGLEVLGFDFSTIRPLVSLQDLAKQSPTQMLDSMHYSLAGSFVHSLLEWSAFCTALFTAILAFVHFTFNRDIVTPIIGIALFYAGCMDGFHTLAADRLIEGVASSETLIPFTWAMCRLFSAVIMIAGASIFLIRKPIKICSSLSFIAVAAVLSGIIAYSTILMCVRSNNLPITLFPDSIITRPWDVLPLVLFAGAGFFVFPQLCYRHPSLFSQALLVSTVPQVITQIHMAFGSSELFDSNFNVAHFLKIVAYLVPFVGLCCSYIQINREKTQTVTELEKTKKSLLNQTEALAQTNYSLQTSELLLREQKDELEEALKKLQNTQFQLVQTEKMSSLGQLVAGVAHEINNPVNFIYGNLIHADEYTKNILQIMDLYQLYYPHPAPEIRETMDDLDVEFVLEDFPKLMASMQMGAKRIKEIVLALRNFSRMDEAELKSVNIHDGLDSTLTILYNQMKEKPECQAIEVIKNYQNLPDVECYAGQLNQVFMNLISNAIDALEPLREKEQSPPSTPTLWIETEHIDSQIYIRIRDNGSGIPEEIKHRLFDPFFTTKGIGKGTGLGLSISYQIIVERHQGNLSCSSDCTRGTEFVIQIPVYQG, from the coding sequence ATGACCGACTATCGATTACCTATCTCTAACAGCTTTATGTCTAGCTTTCTCTTCAAATCATCCCCCATTCCCTATCACACCTTACTCGGGGTTATGATTCTTTGTTTAATCCCCTTTGGCTTAGAAGTTCTAGGCTTTGATTTCAGTACCATTCGACCTCTAGTTTCGCTACAAGACTTAGCCAAGCAAAGTCCCACCCAAATGTTGGACAGTATGCACTATTCCCTTGCGGGGAGTTTTGTTCATTCTCTCCTAGAATGGAGTGCATTTTGTACCGCTCTTTTTACCGCTATTCTCGCCTTTGTTCACTTCACCTTTAACCGAGATATTGTTACCCCTATTATCGGTATTGCTCTGTTTTATGCAGGCTGTATGGATGGATTTCATACCCTCGCCGCCGATCGTTTAATTGAAGGCGTTGCTAGTAGTGAAACCCTCATTCCCTTTACTTGGGCAATGTGTCGCCTCTTTAGTGCTGTGATTATGATTGCTGGGGCTAGTATTTTCCTAATCCGTAAACCCATTAAAATATGCAGCAGTCTGAGTTTTATTGCCGTCGCGGCTGTTCTTTCTGGCATTATTGCTTACAGTACAATTTTAATGTGTGTGCGCAGTAATAACCTGCCCATCACCCTATTTCCAGACTCCATTATTACCCGACCTTGGGACGTATTACCCCTAGTATTATTTGCCGGAGCCGGATTTTTTGTTTTTCCCCAATTGTGTTATCGTCATCCCAGTTTATTTTCCCAAGCCTTATTAGTCAGTACCGTTCCTCAAGTTATTACTCAAATTCACATGGCCTTCGGTTCAAGTGAACTTTTTGATAGTAATTTTAACGTGGCTCACTTCCTAAAAATTGTGGCTTATCTCGTTCCCTTTGTGGGGCTATGTTGTAGTTATATTCAAATTAACCGAGAAAAGACTCAAACCGTTACCGAACTGGAAAAAACTAAAAAATCTCTGCTGAATCAAACCGAAGCGCTCGCCCAAACCAACTACTCTCTCCAAACATCAGAATTACTACTGCGTGAACAGAAAGACGAATTAGAAGAAGCCCTGAAAAAACTGCAAAATACCCAGTTTCAGTTAGTCCAAACTGAAAAAATGTCAAGTTTGGGGCAGTTAGTGGCTGGGGTTGCCCATGAGATTAATAATCCGGTTAACTTTATTTATGGCAACTTGATCCATGCTGATGAATATACCAAAAATATTTTACAAATCATGGATTTATATCAGCTTTACTACCCCCATCCTGCCCCAGAAATTCGGGAAACAATGGATGATTTAGATGTTGAATTTGTCCTAGAAGATTTTCCCAAACTCATGGCATCAATGCAAATGGGAGCCAAGCGCATTAAAGAAATTGTGTTAGCCTTGCGCAACTTTTCCCGCATGGATGAAGCGGAATTAAAATCCGTTAATATTCACGATGGGTTAGATAGCACCCTGACTATTCTGTATAACCAAATGAAAGAGAAACCGGAATGTCAAGCCATTGAAGTGATTAAAAACTATCAAAATTTGCCTGATGTGGAATGTTATGCCGGACAGTTAAATCAAGTGTTTATGAACTTAATCAGTAATGCTATTGATGCCTTAGAACCTCTGCGTGAGAAGGAACAATCTCCTCCCTCAACACCCACCCTATGGATTGAAACCGAACATATCGATTCTCAAATTTATATCCGCATTCGCGATAATGGATCGGGGATTCCTGAAGAGATTAAACATCGTCTATTTGACCCCTTTTTCACCACCAAAGGCATCGGTAAAGGCACAGGTTTAGGACTCTCGATTAGTTACCAAATTATTGTAGAACGTCATCAAGGGAATTTATCCTGTAGTTCGGATTGCACTCGCGGCACAGAATTTGTTATTCAAATCCCAGTTTATCAGGGGTGA
- a CDS encoding ABC transporter ATP-binding protein, translated as MNPIHSPQLTPSESTAEITIDVSAKTSSDQIIRMENVTKVYGTGEAEVRALAGVNFRLENHEYCAIMGPSGSGKSTMMNMIGCLDRPTSGRYDLDGIDVTTLSESQLAEVRNRKIGFVFQQYHLLPQSSALDNVVLPMIYAGVEHGERCDRAAAALEKVGLGNRLHYRPNQLSGGQQQRVAIARAIVNHPIILLADEPTGALDSRTANEILDLFTELNQGGMTVILVTHEADVASRTRRIAWFKDGTVLYSHLTPDQIKEVALEPH; from the coding sequence ATGAATCCCATACATTCTCCCCAGTTGACCCCCTCAGAAAGTACAGCAGAAATTACAATTGATGTTTCGGCTAAAACCTCATCGGATCAGATTATCCGGATGGAAAATGTAACGAAAGTTTACGGCACCGGAGAGGCGGAAGTTCGTGCCTTAGCAGGGGTAAATTTTAGGTTAGAAAACCATGAATATTGTGCCATCATGGGGCCGTCGGGATCGGGAAAATCCACCATGATGAACATGATCGGCTGTTTAGATCGTCCCACCTCTGGACGCTATGATCTTGATGGAATTGATGTCACCACTTTATCAGAATCCCAACTCGCAGAAGTCCGTAACCGCAAAATTGGGTTTGTTTTCCAACAGTATCACTTACTCCCTCAATCCAGCGCCCTCGATAATGTAGTGTTGCCTATGATTTATGCTGGGGTAGAGCATGGGGAACGGTGCGATCGCGCGGCGGCAGCCTTAGAAAAAGTGGGATTAGGCAATCGCCTTCATTATAGACCTAATCAACTTTCTGGTGGTCAACAACAACGAGTTGCGATCGCCCGCGCCATCGTCAACCACCCCATTATACTCCTCGCCGACGAACCCACAGGAGCCCTAGACTCCCGCACCGCCAACGAAATCCTCGATCTCTTCACCGAATTAAATCAAGGGGGAATGACCGTTATTTTAGTCACCCATGAAGCAGATGTAGCCAGTCGCACCCGACGCATTGCTTGGTTTAAAGACGGAACCGTTTTATATTCCCATCTCACCCCCGATCAAATTAAAGAAGTCGCCCTAGAACCCCATTAA